A DNA window from Primulina tabacum isolate GXHZ01 chromosome 12, ASM2559414v2, whole genome shotgun sequence contains the following coding sequences:
- the LOC142520036 gene encoding PH, RCC1 and FYVE domains-containing protein 1-like: MADLGSYGNADRDIEQALIALKKGAQLLKYGRKGKPKFYPFRLSTDEKSLIWISSSGERNLKLASVSRIIPGQRTAVFQRYLRPDKDYLSFSLIYNNGKRSLDLICKDKVEAEIWIAGLKSLISSGQAGRSKIDGWNDGGLYFDDNRDLPSNSPSNSSVSAARKVSSSEVSISSNISSSPKSSSIDNSIYSERSHVALDQPIMQVKGSGSDAFRVSVSSAPSTSSHGSAPDDCDALGDVYIWGEVICDNVIKVGPEKNASSVSTKADVLLPRPLECNVVLDVHHISCGVRHAALVTRQGEVFSWGEESGGRLGHGVGKDVTQPRLVESLSFCGVDLVACGEFHSCAVTMGGELYTWGDGTHKAGLLGHGTDVSHWIPKRISGPLEGLQVALVTCGPWHTALVTSTGQLFTFGDGTFGVLGHGNRESVSYPREVESLSGLRTITVACGVWHTAAVVEVIVTQSSASVSSGKLFTWGDGDKNRLGHGDKESRLKPTCVPALIDHNFQKIACGHSLTIGLTTFGRIFTMGSSVYGQLGNPQSDGRLPCLVDDKLIGESVEEIACGAYHVAVLTSKNEVYTWGKGANGRLGLGDVEDRKTPVLVEALKDRHVKFLACGSNYTTAICLHKWVSGAEQSQCSACRQAFGFTRKRHNCYNCGLVHCHACSSKKALRAALAPNPGKPYRVCDSCYVKLSKVAEASSYNRKNVIPRLSGENKDRLDKADLKLAKSAMSSNFDLIKQFDIKLAKQGKKAETFSLGRSSQVPSLFQPSLFQLRDAVMPTYTDVRRTVPKPIIAPSNASSRSVSPFSRKASPPRSATPVPTTSGLSFNKNIGDSIKKTNEVLNHEVSKLRVQVESLRNRCEMQEQELQKSAKKVQEAVSLAAEESAKCKAAKEVIKSLAAQLKDMAEKLPPGAYDPESLKLVYLPNGLEPNGVLYPGANGETNSSTDQISSSYSASHPRIDSAPTNGRQMPSEVLSGDAVRSNESNSQAEGIGLSTANRTNDGSNIRIPNGGGSVQANRSSVSEGADTKESGPNPDSENGSRSGNSDVLGSASQIEAEWIEQYEPGVYITLVAFRDGTRDLKRVRFSRRRFGEHQAETWWSENREKVYDRYNVRGTDKSSARTSERPLSPSSQI, translated from the exons TTGGTAGCTATGGTAATGCAGACCGTGACATCGAGCAG GCGCTGATTGCTCTAAAGAAGGGTGCTCAACTACTTAAATATGGTCGTAAGGGAAAGCCTAAATTTTATCCATTTAGACTCTCTACT GATGAGAAATCTTTAATTTGGATTTCTAGTAGTGGTGAAAGAAATTTGAAGTTAGCTTCAGTATCAAGAATTATTCCTGGACAAAGAACT GCCGTATTCCAAAGATATTTGCGCCCTGACAAGGACTACTTATCCTTCTCGCTCATTTATAACAACGGGAAAAGATCCCTAGACCTG ATTTGCAAGGACAAAGTTGAGGCAGAGATCTGGATAGCTGGCCTCAAGTCATTGATATCTTCTGGACAAGCTGGACGCTCAAAAATTGATGGATGGAATGATGGAGGCCTCTATTTTGAT GACAACAGAGATTTGCCATCAAACAGTCCAAGTAACAGTTCTGTGAGTGCTGCACGAAAAGTTAGTTCGTCCGAGGTTTCCATTAGTTCAAATATAAGCAGTTCTCCGAAGAGCAGTAGCATAGATAATTCGATCTATTCAGAAAGGTCACATGTGGCTTTGGATCAACCAATCATGCAAGTGAAAGGATCTGGTTCGGATGCTTTTCGTGTTAGTGTTTCTAGTGCCCCTAGTACGTCGAGTCATGGTTCTGCACCAGATGATTGTGATGCTTTAGGTGATGTGTATATATGGGGTGAGGTTATATGCGACAATGTCATAAAGGTTGGTCCAGAAAAGAATGCTAGTTCCGTTAGCACAAAAGCTGATGTTCTGCTTCCCAGGCCGTTGGAGTGTAATGTTGTTCTGGATGTGCATCATATATCTTGTGGAGTCCGGCATGCTGCTCTAGTCACCAGGCAAGGAGAGGTCTTTAGTTGGGGGGAAGAATCAGGTGGACGGCTCGGCCATGGAGTTGGTAAAGATGTTACTCAACCTCGTCTAGTGGAATCTCTGTCATTTTGCGGTGTTGATTTAGTTGCATGTGGTGAGTTTCACTCTTGTGCTGTTACAATGGGTGGTGAACTTTACACATGGGGTGACGGTACGCATAAAGCTGGGCTCTTGGGTCATGGGACGGATGTCAGTCATTGGATACCGAAGCGAATTTCGGGGCCTCTCGAGGGACTTCAAGTTGCACTGGTTACTTGCGGCCCATGGCATACAGCTTTAGTAACCTCAACTGGACAGCTCTTTACATTTGGAGATGGTACTTTTGGTGTTTTGGGACATGGAAATAGAGAAAGTGTTTCGTACCCGAGGGAGGTCGAGTCTCTCTCAGGATTGAGGACaatcactgttgcatgtggagTGTGGCATACTGCTGCTGTGGTTGAGGTTATTGTAACTCAGTCCAGTGCAAGTGTTTCGTCAGGGAAACTGTTTACTTGGGGCGATGGTGATAAAAATCGTCTTGGTCATGGTGATAAAGAATCTCGGCTGAAGCCTACTTGTGTGCCTGCTCTAATAGatcataattttcagaaaattgctTGTGGGCATAGTTTGACAATCGGCCTAACAACGTTTGGTCGTATTTTCACAATGGGAAGTTCAGTCTATGGTCAGCTAGGAAATCCTCAGTCAGATGGAAGGTTACCTTGTTTGGTCGATGACAAGCTTATTGGCGAATCTGTTGAAGAAATTGCTTGTGGTGCCTATCACGTGGCTGTATTAACTTCCAAAAACGAGGTATATACATGGGGTAAGGGTGCTAATGGGAGATTGGGCCTTGGAGATGTAGAAGATAGGAAAACGCCGGTTCTGGTTGAAGCATTGAAGGATAGACACGTTAAATTTCTTGCTTGTGGTTCGAACTACACTACCGCAATATGTCTTCACAAATGGGTTTCTGGTGCGGAGCAGTCCCAGTGCTCTGCTTGTAGACAGGCGTTTGGCTTTACGAGAAAGAGGCATAATTGCTACAACTGTGGACTAGTACACTGCCACGCTTGCAGTTCTAAAAAAGCTTTACGGGCAGCTTTGGCACCTAATCCTGGCAAGCCATATCGGGTGTGTGATTCTTGCTATGTGAAACTGAGTAAGGTAGCAGAAGCCAGTAGCTACAATCGAAAAAATGTTATTCCACGCCTTTCAGGTGAAAATAAGGATAGGCTGGACAAGGCGGATTTAAAGTTGGCCAAGTCGGCCATGTCATCTAACTTTGATTTGATCAAGCAGTTCGATATAAAACTAGCCAAACAAGGGAAGAAAGCTGAAACATTCTCGTTAGGTCGGTCCTCTCAGGTTCCTTCTCTATTTCAGCCTTCTCTATTTCAACTGAGAGATGCTGTCATGCCTACCTATACTGATGTGCGTCGAACAGTTCCAAAACCAATTATTGCACCCTCGAATGCTAGTTCTCGCTCCGTTTCACCTTTCTCTAGAAAAGCAAGCCCTCCTAGATCAGCAACACCGGTTCCTACAACATCAGGACtttcttttaataaaaacattggTGATAGCATAAAGAAGACCAATGAAGTTCTGAATCATGAAGTGAGCAAGTTGCGTGTTCAG GTGGAGAGTCTGAGAAATCGATGTGAAATGCAAGAGCAGGAGCTTCAGAAATCAGCAAAGAAGGTCCAAGAAGCAGTGTCATTAGCTGCTGAGGAATCTGCTAAATGTAAAGCAGCAAAAGAAGTGATCAAGTCTCTTGCTGCACAG CTCAAAGATATGGCTGAGAAATTACCTCCTGGGGCGTATGACCCTGAAAGTCTCAAACTTGTATACCTGCCAAACGGATTGGAACCAAATGGTGTACTCTACCCTGGTGCAAATGGAGAAACAAATTCAAGTACCGACCAAATCAGCAGCTCCTACTCGGCTTCCCATCCTAGAATTGATTCTGCTCCAACAAACGGTAGGCAAATGccttcagaagtgctttcaggAGATGCTGTTAGAAGCAATGAAAGCAATTCCCAGGCTGAGGGAATTGGACTTTCCACTGCCAACAGGACAAACGATGGCTCGAACATCAGAATTCCTAATGGTGGTGGAAGTGTCCAAGCTAACCGGAGCAGTGTATCTGAGGGTGCTGACACTAAAGAATCTGGGCCTAACCCAGACAGTGAAAATGGCTCAAGATCTGGGAACTCGGATGTTCTTGGTAGTGCCAGTCAAATCGAGGCTGAATGGATTGAGCAATATGAACCTGGTGTGTACATAACACTAGTAGCCTTTCGTGATGGGACTAGAGATCTCAAGCGTGTGCGATTCAG TCGGAGAAGATTCGGGGAGCACCAGGCGGAGACCTGGTGGTCAGAGAACCGAGAAAAAGTTTACGATAGGTACAACGTTCGTGGAACCGACAAGTCATCTGCCCGAACATCAGAACGGCCCCTTTCGCCATCTTCACAAATTTAA
- the LOC142521278 gene encoding U-box domain-containing protein 28-like — protein MAKQRRMAKELYLTVPSLYRCPISMDVMRSPVSLCTGVTYDRSSIERWLALGHNTCPATMQTLPSTSTTPNLTLRRLIQLWISQAEAARKSRIEVSKQVASDIISGADKFDSDSLEMVIDCVKDSEDNLKLVAQSRGFFVRLVDALAKSSDIRISELIVEVLDLISQENAVKELLNELIIENVDDTDCLSSFISILQKGTVESKIKTAKILEFLAAYPESRRRIEEKQGLLHELYNFSSAETDVPAVEAGLSSLLAISTTRPAKKELIRLGIVGTVGKILSGDEHAVRAVTEKALGVLETIATCTEGRVAIWADERCVVGIVRSLMKCSGAATEHGVTVLWGLCCLVRDCTSAETVLKVNGLTKVLLVMQSDCTLNTRKMCGDLVKVLRGKQGKSTLAPYETRTTHITPY, from the coding sequence ATGGCGAAACAGAGGAGAATGGCCAAGGAGTTGTACCTTACGGTTCCCAGCTTGTACCGCTGCCCGATCTCCATGGACGTGATGAGGTCGCCGGTGAGCCTCTGTACCGGCGTCACCTACGACCGTAGCTCCATCGAGCGGTGGCTGGCCCTCGGCCACAACACGTGCCCCGCCACCATGCAGACCCTCCCCTCCACCAGCACCACCCCCAATCTCACCCTCCGCCGCCTCATCCAACTCTGGATATCTCAAGCTGAAGCCGCTCGCAAGTCGCGGATCGAGGTCTCGAAGCAGGTGGCGTCCGACATCATCAGCGGCGCCGATAAATTTGACTCCGATTCACTGGAGATGGTGATCGATTGTGTGAAGGATTCCGAAGATAATCTCAAGCTCGTCGCGCAATCGCGGGGTTTTTTTGTGAGATTGGTTGATGCTTTGGCGAAGTCGAGCGATATCCGAATTTCTGAGCTGATTGTCGAGGTTTTGGATTTGATTTCTCAAGAGAATGCAGTGAAGGAGCTGTTGAATGAGCTGATTATCGAAAATGTTGATGATACAGACTGCTTATCGTCATTCATTTCGATTTTACAGAAAGGAACCGTCGAATCGAAGATCAAAACCGCGAAAATCTTGGAATTCCTCGCGGCGTATCCCGAATCCCGCCGCAGAATCGAAGAAAAGCAGGGATTACTGCACGAATTGTACAATTTTTCCAGCGCGGAGACGGACGTGCCCGCAGTAGAAGCCGGTCTATCGTCTCTCCTCGCGATTTCCACCACCAGGCCGGCGAAAAAGGAGCTGATCCGGCTGGGCATAGTCGGAACCGTAGGGAAGATACTCTCCGGCGACGAACATGCGGTTCGTGCAGTCACCGAGAAGGCTTTAGGGGTATTAGAGACGATCGCCACGTGTACTGAAGGGAGAGTCGCGATCTGGGCCGACGAGAGATGTGTGGTGGGGATAGTCCGGAGCCTGATGAAGTGCTCCGGCGCGGCGACGGAGCACGGCGTCACGGTGCTCTGGGGCCTGTGCTGCTTGGTTCGGGATTGCACCTCGGCGGAGACGGTGCTTAAAGTCAACGGGTTGACTAAGGTACTACTGGTGATGCAAAGCGATTGTACCCTGAACACGAGGAAGATGTGTGGGGACTTGGTCAAAGTTTTGAGGGGAAAACAAGGGAAGTCGACTTTGGCTCCTTACGAGACCCGAACGACTCACATTACGCCTTATTAA
- the LOC142520927 gene encoding L-type lectin-domain containing receptor kinase S.6: MHPFSLNLFWALSIFFFTPSFSSPASNLTFFGGAFLSNNSIVLTKETNCSPPAPENAVVPPLTPLSGVGRAFSVSPVRFLDFSTNATASFSCSFSFTITSNSSCSFANGFAFQITSNTGLFSVSDGYMGLPEDLETSTEVRDSYFAVEFDTSFEPYLEDINGNHLGIDVNNIMSLASVDVVPKGIDLKNGKEMTAWIEYRDSEKVIRVWLGYLSQVKPPDPVLVAQIDLSKQFKEFMHVGFSASNGRGSSTQVVGRWRFKTFFGFLPSTMPMDIVEDGDCMMCSPVDSDIQIGSFEYHPSNKRILNFAIVFGSLAVVTIIVAAAVVIFLVCYLRRRRLRRARSERHMHRFHGGRMVPKMLSLNEIKSATNGFNQDKIIGEGASAVVYEGAIPSYGSVAVKRFNYENKFDASMSRIPFNTEFSTMVGCLRHKNLVQLQGWCCERNELVLVYEYMANGSLDKILHKRMSLTKFLTWERRLNIILGVASAVIYLHEECESQIIHRDIKTCNILLDSAFNAKLGDFGLAEVYRHSFRARDATVPAGTMGYLAPEYVFSGLPSVKTDVYSFGVVVLEVATGRRPVDEERLVVTDFVWDLWEKGMISKAADPKLMNKFSKVEMERTLAVGLACANPNCDRRPTMREAARMLRGESALPVLPSRKPTVKIQSVLPEGCEEIMSGDHIDDTPWSTPRTHFSRH, from the coding sequence ATGCATCCATTTTCTCTCAATCTCTTCTGGGCActttctattttcttcttcacacCGTCCTTCTCGTCTCCTGCAAGCAATCTCACTTTCTTCGGTGGCGCTTTTTTGAGCAATAACTCCATAGTCCTAACCAAAGAAACCAACTGTTCTCCGCCGGCGCCGGAGAATGCGGTGGTGCCTCCGCTCACTCCTCTTTCTGGTGTTGGAAGAGCATTCTCTGTGAGCCCAGTTCGCTTTCTTGATTTTTCGACCAATGCCACTGCTTCTTTCTCCTGCAGCTTCTCTTTCACCATAACCAGCAACTCTTCCTGCTCCTTCGCGAATGGATTCGCTTTCCAAATCACATCGAACACGGGTCTTTTCAGTGTTTCTGACGGTTATATGGGGCTTCCGGAGGACTTGGAGACGTCAACCGAAGTTCGAGATTCTTATTTCGCCGTCGAATTCGACACGAGTTTCGAACCATATCTTGAAGATATTAATGGTAATCATCTCGGCATTGATGTGAATAATATTATGTCATTGGCTTCTGTTGATGTGGTTCCGAAAGGCATTGATCTCAagaatgggaaagaaatgaCGGCTTGGATCGAGTATAGGGATTCGGAGAAGGTGATCAGAGTGTGGCTCGGGTACTTGAGCCAGGTTAAGCCTCCGGATCCTGTTCTTGTGGCGCAGATTGATTTATCCAAGCAGTTTAAAGAGTTCATGCACGTGGGATTCTCTGCCTCGAATGGAAGAGGGTCATCTACTCAGGTAGTTGGTCGATGGAGATTCAAAACGTTTTTTGGGTTTCTCCCTTCGACAATGCCTATGGACATAGTTGAAGATGGGGACTGCATGATGTGTTCTCCGGTAGATTCGGATATACAGATTGGTTCCTTTGAATATCATCCTTCGAACAAAAGGATACTAAATTTTGCAATTGTTTTTGGTAGTTTGGCGGTGGTAACTATCATTGTGGCCGCAGCTGTTGTGATTTTCTTGGTTTGTTATCTGAGAAGGAGACGACTTAGACGAGCACGTAGCGAACGCCATATGCATAGGTTTCATGGCGGTAGAATGGTTCCAAAAATGTTGTCTCTCAATGAGATAAAATCAGCCACCAATGGATTCAATCAAGACAAGATTATCGGCGAAGGAGCCTCGGCTGTTGTCTATGAAGGCGCCATTCCATCTTATGGTTCTGTGGCGGTGAAAAGATTCAATTACGAAAATAAATTCGATGCCTCGATGTCTCGTATTCCATTTAACACCGAATTTTCGACAATGGTCGGGTGCTTAAGGCACAAGAACTTGGTTCAGCTTCAAGGATGGTGTTGTGAGAGGAATGAACTAGTCTTGGTTTACGAGTACATGGCGAACGGAAGCTTAGATAAAATTCTTCACAAACGAATGAGTTTGACGAAGTTCTTAACATGGGAACGACGTTTAAACATAATTCTTGGGGTTGCTTCTGCTGTCATATACCTACATGAAGAGTGTGAGAGCCAAATAATCCACAGAGATATCAAGACTTGTAACATACTTCTTGATTCCGCATTTAACGCCAAGTTAGGCGATTTTGGTTTAGCTGAGGTGTATAGGCATAGTTTTCGAGCTCGGGATGCAACTGTCCCAGCTGGCACAATGGGTTATCTAGCTCCCGAATATGTTTTCTCTGGTCTCCCTAGTGTTAAAACCGATGTCTATAGCTTTGGAGTGGTGGTTCTTGAAGTCGCAACAGGGAGGAGGCCGGTGGATGAGGAGAGGCTCGTGGTTACTGATTTCGTGTGGGATTTGTGGGAAAAGGGGATGATTAGTAAGGCAGCAGATCCTAAACTGATGAATAAGTTCAGTAAAGTGGAGATGGAAAGAACACTTGCGGTGGGGCTTGCGTGTGCGAATCCGAACTGCGACAGGAGGCCAACGATGAGGGAAGCTGCCCGAATGCTCAGGGGAGAGAGTGCCCTGCCGGTTTTGCCATCAAGAAAGCCGACTGTGAAGATCCAATCTGTTCTACCAGAGGGATGTGAAGAGATCATGAGTGGTGATCATATCGACGACACTCCGTGGTCTACACCTAGAACACATTTTAGCAGGCACTAG